The sequence TGTGTTAGATAGAGCACCTTAAATGCTCAGTCGATAAGCACATCTACCACTACTTTGTACTGGTGCTTTCACTAGAAAACAGATGACTAGCCTCATTTGTTTTCTAGTCTATAACCTCTTCACTCTCCCATTAGAGATAGTAAGTCTTGGGTCGCTTCTTTAGGGCTTTCAGCGTGACATATCGCCGACACCAAAGCCAAGCCGTGAATACCCGTCTGAACCAACTGCGGAATGTTCGACTCGTTGATGCCACCGATACCCACAATCGGCAGTTTGGTCGTTTCTAACGCTATTTGAATGCCTTCGTAACCCCAGTGTTTCTTTAGATTTGTCTTGGTAGGTGTCGCGAAAATCGCACTAAGGCCAATGTAATCAATCGGCAAACTATCGGCTTCTTGTAACTGCTGCTCAGTCTCAATCGACAAACCAAGAATCTTATCAGGGCCAATCAGCTTGCGTGCTAACGCGGCAGGCATATCCGATTGCCCCAAGTGCAAACCATCGGCATCAACGGCCAATGCCACATCAACTCGATCATTAATGATCAACGGCACACCTGAACCAGACAAAATCGACTTAACGGCCTGCGCTCGTTCAATAAAAGCTCTCACATCTCCATGCTTCTCTCTTACTTGAACCATAGTGACACCACCAGCGATTGCTTGTTCAACCACGAACTTAAGCGTTTCTAAATCTTGTTGGTCATCCGTTACTAAGTAGAGCTTATAAGGGTTCATATCGTGCCTTTGGAGTCGGAGTCTAAATTGAGTTGCTACCATTTTACCGACAATTCGCATCATGTGCATGGAAGTTAATACTAAATTAGCTCAATTAAGCGCGCACCATTGAATATACAACTCGTTGAAAGCATACCGAAAATCCTGAAATTTTTAACGAAAGCGTTACTTATTACACAAACTATTCACTTAAGCCTGCCCAGAACGCTGTTTTATGGAATACTTCGCTATGAAGGAATCAGGTAAATATAGGGATAGTTATGCGCCACCTTTCTATAGCGCTCAAGATCAAGCTGGGTTATGCCATCTGCTTGCTCTTTTTCGTCATTTCAGGCTTTGTGAGTTACAAAGGTATCCAAACCTTGTCGAACGGCTTCAGCCAATACAGTGAACTCAGCCATAAAGCAACACTCTCAGGCAACATTCAAGTGCACTTTCTTCAGGTGCGTTTGGCTTCTGAACGTTACTTAGAGTCATTGGATGAACAGTACGAAACGAATTATCAATCAAGTAAACTCGCGATTGATGAACTGCTCAACAACTTAATCCAAACCACCACCAACACCGATAGCTTGTCGAGCCTGCAATTAGTGCA is a genomic window of Vibrio crassostreae containing:
- the thiE gene encoding thiamine phosphate synthase — protein: MNPYKLYLVTDDQQDLETLKFVVEQAIAGGVTMVQVREKHGDVRAFIERAQAVKSILSGSGVPLIINDRVDVALAVDADGLHLGQSDMPAALARKLIGPDKILGLSIETEQQLQEADSLPIDYIGLSAIFATPTKTNLKKHWGYEGIQIALETTKLPIVGIGGINESNIPQLVQTGIHGLALVSAICHAESPKEATQDLLSLMGE